The following is a genomic window from Novipirellula aureliae.
AACCGATCCGAAAGCGATCATCGATTGTTTGCGTGATGCAGGTGCGACGGGATTGATTGGAGTTAAACTAGGCGAGCAAGGGGCGATGCTAAGCCGATCCGATGGTGAGTACCAAAGGATTGAAGCAGTTAAACCTCCAGGCGAAGTGATGGATACAACCGGAGCTGGGGATTGTTTTTATGCAGGCTTGTTGACGGGGTTGATACGAGGAAACTCGGATCGGGAAGCGGGTCGCTTAGCAGCGGCGACCGGTGCTTGTTGTGTGACCGCCGTTGGAGCCACGACGGGGCTGCGAGATTATTCCCAAACCGCCGCGTTGGCAGGAATTTAGCGGTTGTTCGCCGGTTGACACCCTGAACGGTTTAACACGAGGTATGAAAAATTTCGCACCGCTCGATAATCGTCACCAAGAGATAGGGGTAGGAGATACGGGTAGGAGATACGGGTAGGAGATACGGGGTAGGAGATACGGGTACGGGTAGGAGTAGGGGCGACCGCTGAGTAGGAGCACGAATTTTGCCCCAGGCTGAGCACAAGTACGGAAATGCAGCCTTTTCAGATCTTTGGCAGCAATCGGTGCTGGCGTTTGCCGAGAAGCTTTAAAATTTTTCTTGAAAACCTTCCACCCGACGCTTCGCCTAGCGAGTATCATAACGACTTCTTAGTTTGCCGTTTTTCAATTCCTGCCAACTGCTGCTATTTCATCGTGGTTGTTTAGGAGTATCCAATGAGGGAGCGAGACGCCTATGTGGCACACTAGCCGGGGAGACAGGACATTACGTGGCAGCGAAGCAGCATTGGTCAGTTTGGCGATCGATACGATGATTGACGCATTACTCGTCCATCTCGATGAAGAAGAGGAAGCGGTTATTGCACCTGAATGCCAGTCCGGGATTTCGGTCTATGATTCGTTGACCGCATCACAACGCATCGGCCTTTTGCACGATGTGGCCCGACATTTATTGACCGACACCAAAACGATCTTGCCGTTGTCGGCGACGACCGAAGCAGCGGTCGCGGCAATCTATACCGAAGTGCGCGACCAGGTTGCAATCGAAATTGATTTGTATAGCGAAAAGCCTCAACAGGGTTTACCAAGCGAAGCATTGTTTTGGCGTCGAGCGGTTTCCGCGGCTTACCAATCACTGTCCCAAATCACTCATTCCAATGACCCTACTTGGAATCCACTGGTTCGCATTGACCATTTTCTTGCCGATGGGGCCGCCACTTTACCGACAACGGATTCCAGTGACCTTGAGGTTTGGGAGACGCTTATTGATGATTTGACCGATGCCATTCTTTGGGATCGCGACTTCGAATTGGCGGATAGCTTCTTAGATATTGATCCCACTTTATCGCTCGAACGACGCCGGTTAATGGGGATCGACCGTGATTACTTTACTTATGTGGCACCCGATCCACGTCCCGATCAAGTCATGCGATTGATTTGGAACACACGGGACATCTTGCGATCAAAACCGCGGTAGTCGTCATCTGTTATCTCATGCTGAGCCTGACAGTTGGTTCCGGCGTTGTGGCGTTTTTCTCGATTTGTATCGCCATCGCATTTTTGCGAGTCTTGATGGTCACTCGCTGGCTCACCGCCAAAAATCCTATCGATGATTCGCCTCGCTGCGTCGATGTCATTATTCCAGCTCGTAACGAAGAACAAGATCTACGGCATGCGGTCGAGAGCATTCAGAAGCAGCGATCGGTCTCTATTCGCGTCGTCATCATCAATGACCATTCGACCGATGAAACCGCTTCGATTGCAAAATCGTTGGCTGAATCGGATGATCGCATAGGTGTCATCAATGACCCAACCCTTCGAGATGGATGGTTCGGAAAAGCGAATGCAATGCAACATGGGCTCGCAGCAACGAGTCAATCGCTCCTCATTTTTACAGATGCCGATGTCCTTCATCACCGAGATAGCTTCGCCGAGGCGATTCTTGAAATGGAGCGTCGGGAAGATCACTTCTTAAGCCTGTTCCCAACCGTTGAGTTAGAATCTTTTTGGGAAAACGTTTTGGTTCCTCACTTGATGATCGCAGGTATGGTCGCATTCCTCCATCGCCGACTGGAAGATCCGCGTTCACCCCATGCCGTTGCCGCGGGCGCATTCATCTTGGTGCAACGTGATGCCCTCGAAGCTATTGGAGGGCTCGAATCCGTAAAGAACGAAGCACTTGATGATGTGAAACTAGCCCAGCGCATTAAGCAGAACGGCTACCAAACCGGATTTTGTTTTGCGCCCGATTTAATTCGTGTTCGATTGTTCAAAAGTAACCGAGATGCATTTTGGGGATTTACGAAAAACATCTTGTCACCGTTTAACCCAGTTTGGTTGGCGATACCCTTTATGTTTCTTCCAATCTTTGTGTATGCATCTCCGCTGCTGGCGATCGCCGCCGGGCTTTACCAGCACGAAACGCTGATGGTGGCAATCGGGATATTTGCTTACGT
Proteins encoded in this region:
- a CDS encoding glycosyltransferase, which produces MLSLTVGSGVVAFFSICIAIAFLRVLMVTRWLTAKNPIDDSPRCVDVIIPARNEEQDLRHAVESIQKQRSVSIRVVIINDHSTDETASIAKSLAESDDRIGVINDPTLRDGWFGKANAMQHGLAATSQSLLIFTDADVLHHRDSFAEAILEMERREDHFLSLFPTVELESFWENVLVPHLMIAGMVAFLHRRLEDPRSPHAVAAGAFILVQRDALEAIGGLESVKNEALDDVKLAQRIKQNGYQTGFCFAPDLIRVRLFKSNRDAFWGFTKNILSPFNPVWLAIPFMFLPIFVYASPLLAIAAGLYQHETLMVAIGIFAYVTQAIVLVPATRLCRLKWYKALCFPIAALPITCCIIKAYYHHYIDRGVKWRGRVMQK